The Arcanobacterium pinnipediorum genome includes a region encoding these proteins:
- a CDS encoding LCP family protein — MKPSSETSTLPKRSATHQRKIGPWRNRLRIFFTAVLALTLCGGTAVATMLHQLQSSIKQHDVSALISQKDRPVENQAPLDQKAGKSLNILLLGADLADGGLQRSDTTMIVHISANRERIDVVSIPRDTLVDIPPCVMGNGESSFWQYDTIFNAAFATGGNFDGNVAQSAACTMKTVEELTGIYIDGFAVLDFDSFRDVVNTIGGIDMCFNEDIDDPYSGISLTAGCHHLDGTQALGIARARYSIGDGSDIGRISRQHQVVTAIAKKTFSLNVFTDIPTLYGILKNVTSHMDLSDGLGDIQWLGGLSYSMRNINPDEINFVTMPFEYEGPRVRPAASATAVWEALINDAPIPAQTPAADAGPDVVHSVTPEQLQEFKDNLGAGLTQ; from the coding sequence GTGAAACCTTCGAGCGAGACTTCCACCCTCCCCAAAAGATCAGCTACCCATCAGCGAAAGATAGGCCCGTGGCGCAATCGCCTACGCATTTTCTTCACCGCTGTACTGGCACTGACACTGTGTGGTGGAACCGCGGTAGCTACGATGCTTCACCAGCTCCAAAGCTCTATCAAGCAACATGATGTCTCTGCGCTGATATCGCAAAAAGATCGCCCAGTAGAAAACCAAGCTCCGCTGGATCAAAAAGCTGGAAAGTCCCTCAACATTTTGCTCTTGGGAGCAGATCTTGCCGATGGCGGCCTCCAACGTTCCGATACGACGATGATCGTCCACATTTCAGCAAATAGAGAACGCATCGATGTGGTCTCGATCCCGCGCGATACTCTCGTCGATATTCCCCCGTGCGTCATGGGCAACGGGGAATCATCATTTTGGCAATACGACACCATTTTTAATGCCGCCTTTGCCACCGGCGGTAATTTCGATGGCAATGTGGCACAATCTGCCGCATGTACGATGAAAACAGTTGAAGAACTCACCGGTATCTACATCGACGGGTTTGCCGTCTTAGACTTTGACTCATTCCGCGACGTCGTCAATACGATCGGCGGCATCGACATGTGTTTCAACGAAGATATTGACGATCCATATTCCGGCATCAGTCTCACTGCCGGTTGCCATCACCTCGATGGCACTCAGGCACTTGGTATTGCACGGGCCCGCTATTCCATTGGTGATGGCTCCGATATCGGCCGTATTTCACGCCAACACCAAGTCGTTACCGCGATAGCTAAAAAGACGTTCTCCCTCAACGTCTTTACCGATATCCCCACGCTCTACGGTATTTTGAAGAATGTAACCAGCCACATGGATTTATCTGATGGGCTTGGTGATATCCAATGGCTAGGCGGACTGTCCTATTCGATGCGCAATATTAACCCTGACGAAATCAATTTCGTTACCATGCCTTTCGAATATGAGGGGCCTCGCGTACGCCCTGCCGCAAGTGCTACAGCTGTGTGGGAAGCACTCATTAACGATGCCCCCATCCCGGCACAAACTCCAGCAGCTGACGCCGGCCCAGATGTTGTTCACAGTGTAACGCCAGAACAACTCCAAGAATTTAAAGACAATCTCGGTGCTGGACTGACACAATAA